A region from the Deltaproteobacteria bacterium HGW-Deltaproteobacteria-4 genome encodes:
- a CDS encoding DUF4212 domain-containing protein — translation MVHLAIWFFVSFFCGIMAVDQLDTIRIGGFPLGFWIANQGSIITFVILIWTYVGMMNRLDIKYDVHEG, via the coding sequence ATGGTTCACCTTGCCATCTGGTTTTTTGTGTCGTTTTTCTGCGGCATCATGGCCGTTGATCAACTCGACACTATCAGAATCGGTGGTTTTCCCCTCGGATTCTGGATCGCCAATCAAGGGTCGATCATCACCTTTGTTATTTTGATCTGGACCTATGTCGGGATGATGAACAGGCTCGACATCAAGTATGACGTGCACGAAGGGTAG